The [Clostridium] colinum genome includes the window ATTATAAAAAATATTATATTATTTTAATATATAAATAAACTATTGTTCAACAAATTCTGCTCCTCTTTCTTCCAACACTTCTAGTTTACTTACATTTAAATGTAACTCAATAAAGCCATTGTTATCAACTAATTCAGGTGTTCCTGTAACTTTTACCCAGTCGTTGTCTTTAGGAAACTCACCATCATATTTTAAGAAAAAACCTCCCCAGCCATCATTTCCACAACAACCAGGACCTTTTCTATAAACTACTGGAATATTTTGAATTCCTTCTTGATTGTAAAATAATGTGTACATACCTTCAACTACAATAGTTTTATCTTTATAACTATCAAAATTAAAATAAATTTCATTAATTTGTGTTAAAAAAAGTTTTTCACCTATTACAAGTATATCTTCGTTTTTATCATTTGTTTTATCTTCTGTTTTATTATCGTCTATAACAATAGGTGGAATATTAGGTGATAAACTACTAGTTGTCGTTTCTTCTTTTGTTTTTTCTTTAGCTTGACTTTTAGTAGTTGTTTCTTGTTTAGTTTCTGCTTGTGTTTTAGTTTCATTACTCAGTGTATTAGTAGCCTCTTGTGTAGAGCTTTCTGTATAAGTGCTTTCACTTGTTTCTATTGATGAAGTTTCAATAGTTGTAATATCTTCTTTAGGTTTATTTTCATCTTTAGCTTTGTTAAAAATACAACCACTTAATAGTAAAGTTATAAAAAACACGGGTATTAAAGTTTTAATATACCTCACTATTATCACCTCTTCCCTCGAGCCCAATCAAGTATTGAAAATATTATAAAAAAGCAAATATTTAAAATTGCAACACTAGCTCCAGTAGGTGTAGCATATACATATGAAATAGTTAATCCTAGTATAAAACAAAATACAGATATTATAGCCGAACATATTATTACTTTTTTAAATTGTTTAAATATACGCATTGCTGTTAATGCTGGAAATATTATTAAACTAGATATTAATAATGCACCCATAGTACGCATACCTAATACAATTGTAAAGGCTGTTAAAAGAGCTATTAACATATTATAAAAATCTGCTTTTGTTCCAGTAGCTCTTGAAAAAGTTTCATCAAATGTAACTGCAAAAATTCTATTATAAAATAATATAAAAATTATTAAAACAGTTATAGAAAGTACTATTGTTAATAAAACCTCGTTTTGTCTTACACCTAGTATAGAACCAAATAAATAATTACATACATCTGTGTTCATACCTGTAGTCATAGATACTACCATTATACCAATTGCTAACGAGCCTGTCGAAACAATAGCAATAGCTGCATCTCCTTTTATCTTACTATTTTCTTTGAGACGTAATAACAAAAATGCTGCTATTACCACTATTGGTAAAGAGATAACAAGCGGTGCTACATTAAGTGCTGTGGCTATGGCTAATGCTCCAAACCCAACATGAGAAAGCCCATCACCAATCATAGAATATCTTTTTAACACCATACTAACACCTAATAATGAGGCACATAAAGATACAAGAATCCCTACAATAAAAGCACGTACCATAAAAGGATATGATAACATTTCTTGTATTAAATTAATCATTAGAAGCACCTCCTATAGAGTATTTCATACCAAGTGGTGATGATAAATATTCTTCTACTGTTCCAAAAAATAATTGTTTTGTCTCTAAATGTAATACTTTATTTGAATATTTTAATACATTTTGTATATCATGAGATACCATAATAATTGTTAAATTTTGTTCTTTATTTATTTTATAAATCAAATCATA containing:
- a CDS encoding TIGR03943 family putative permease subunit gives rise to the protein MRYIKTLIPVFFITLLLSGCIFNKAKDENKPKEDITTIETSSIETSESTYTESSTQEATNTLSNETKTQAETKQETTTKSQAKEKTKEETTTSSLSPNIPPIVIDDNKTEDKTNDKNEDILVIGEKLFLTQINEIYFNFDSYKDKTIVVEGMYTLFYNQEGIQNIPVVYRKGPGCCGNDGWGGFFLKYDGEFPKDNDWVKVTGTPELVDNNGFIELHLNVSKLEVLEERGAEFVEQ
- a CDS encoding metal ABC transporter permease codes for the protein MINLIQEMLSYPFMVRAFIVGILVSLCASLLGVSMVLKRYSMIGDGLSHVGFGALAIATALNVAPLVISLPIVVIAAFLLLRLKENSKIKGDAAIAIVSTGSLAIGIMVVSMTTGMNTDVCNYLFGSILGVRQNEVLLTIVLSITVLIIFILFYNRIFAVTFDETFSRATGTKADFYNMLIALLTAFTIVLGMRTMGALLISSLIIFPALTAMRIFKQFKKVIICSAIISVFCFILGLTISYVYATPTGASVAILNICFFIIFSILDWARGKR